DNA sequence from the Deltaproteobacteria bacterium genome:
CCTGGCTGCCGAAAACGTGTCCAAGATGGGATTCGTGTTCAACCGTCGCGGTGTGGTGCCGGAAGGCTGCTCCACCTATTTTCTCCCGCGGATCGTGGGCATAAGCACGGCATCCGAACTGATTCTCACCGGCAGAATATTTTCATCCAAAGATGCCTTGGACATGGGGCTTGTCAGCCGCATCGTGCCGCCGGATGAGCTGATGAGAACCGCTTTTTCGGTGGCTGCCGAGATAGCCGACAACACCTCTGCCATCTCGACGGCCCTTGCGAGGCAGATGCTTTGGAAAGGATTGGGGGAAGACCACCCCATGGCAATGCACATACTGGAATCGCGGTCGCTGGACTACATGTTTCCCCGTGAGGACTGTAAAGAGGGGGTCATGTCATTTCTGGAAAAACGGCCTGCACGCTTTCCCATGAAGCCCAGTAAGGACATGCCCGACTACTACCCCTGGTGGCGGGAGCGCAAGTTCGAAGTGTCATAGCTAAAAGACGTGCTTCAGCGCCTGATAGGCAAGGGGGATGAATATCGCCGGCAGCATGTTACCGATCTTGATTTTTTTTATTTCCAGCAGACCGATGCCAATGGCCGCAATCAACAGCCCGCCGACGGCCGACATTTGCGCAACCACCTCGGGCAAAAGATAGGGTTTGATAGAGGATGCGGTGAGGGTTAAAAACCCCTGGTATATAAACACCGAAACGGAGGAAAAAACAACACCGATTCCCAGGGTCGAAGCGAAAAGAACGGAACTGATGCCATCGAGGATCGATTTGGCGAACAGGGTCTGATGGTTGCCGGTCATGCCGCTTTCCATGGAACCGATGATCGCCATAGCCCCGACGCAGAAAAGCAGGCTGGCGCTCACAAACCCTTTTGAAATCCCGGCGCCGTTTTTTGATACCCGTCTGCCCAGGGCATTGCCGAATCGATCGAGCCTTTCTTCGATGCGCAGCAACTCTCCCATAACACTGCCCAGCACCATACTGACGATGACGATCAGGATGGCATCGGTGTTCAGCGCCGTTTTGATGCCGATCAAAATTACCGCAAGGCCCAGGCCATGCGTAATAGTCCGGCTGTATTTTTCCGGTATTCTTCCCTTGAAAAACAGCCCGACCAGGCTGCCGAGTATAATGCTAACCGTATTTACAATGGTTCCCAGCACGTACTTCCTCCTCCGAACAAATGTTTGAAAGCGCAACCTATAGTCAATACGTCCGCAGTTGACAAGCGATAATCCCCATCGCACCCTAAATAAAAAAGCCGGGCTCAATGAACGAGCCGGCTTTTTTTATTTTTTTCATAACAGATTGTTTTTGCGCAACGAGCTGTGCAAGAATAATCTGTTATTATTTGTGGGCCTTTTCCCACTCCTCGATCATGACGCCCTCCTCGACGCCTTCCCAGCCGGTGATCATCGCCTTGATGTGGGCGGAAAGGCTGTGGCCGGTGGTGGTCATATAGACGTGCACGACGATAAAGGTCAGGATATTGAATGCACCGAACATGTGCAGGATGCCGATCCATTTGAGAGACAAAAATTCAACCCCCCACGCAGGCCAATGGTTGTACCCCCAATAGAGAAAACCGGTAATCATCTGAAACGGCAGAAGGAATGCCGCCAAAGACAGATACACGAGACGCTGAAGCGGGTTGTGTTTGGCCTCCTTGCGCTTGGGGAAGGGATGCGACTCCCCCCTGAATATGCCATAACCGTAATAACGGATCACGGAGAACATTTTCCTGGTGGTGGGGATGTACTGCTTCCACTCACCGGTGGTGAAAACCCAGAAAACGAAAAAGGCAAAGGCGATCAACCAGCTCAACCCCACGGTATTGTGGACCTCGACGGCCGTTTCAAATCCCATGAACCGGATAAGACCGTGAACCTCGAAACCGGTTATCAGCAGGATGATGATAAAGGCCATCTGCAACCAGTGCCAGAAGCGTTCATAACGCGTATAAAGGTATGTATTAACCAACTTGCCCTCCATGATCTCACTTCCCTCCTTTTTTTCCACCGTTGCTGCTGGAGAATACCCTTCCCAGGCCATGCAGGGTCACGGCGATCAGCGCACCGACGACCATGACCCAGCCCAATGCGTCCAGCATTCCCCAGTGGTCGCGTCCGGGCATGTAAAATCCACTCATGCCGGCCAGCCGGCTCCCTTCGCGAATGTGGCACTCCCTGCAATTGACCACATTTTCCTTGGGCGCCACCATGTGGGTCGTCGGAAAGACATAGGTGGTGTGTACGAAATCGAACTCGCCTGAAAACGGCAGATCCAGAGCCTTGGAGCCCAGGGCGAGAGCCTTTTGCCAGTCGAGGTGCTTCCAATAGCCGTTAGGGCCTGATAAAAGCGGAGCCAGCAGCGTTTTGTTTACCTTGTCATAGGGTTGAACACCCCGGTGGACCTTGAAGGGGAAAATGCGTGCGTTCCGGTCGTGCATGTCGCCCAGAGGATAGCTCAAGGCAACCGTACCGGACGGATCGATGGTGTCGACGGCGGAGAGCGACCGGATGGAACCGTTGAACCAGAAATATTCCGGCTTTTGGTTCTTTTCCCATGTCATGCTTCCCTTGATGCTCATATAATCATGCTTCCCGTAGGGCCCCTCGGTTTTGTATGGCTTACCGTCCCTGGTTTTACCCGACGTCGACCAGTCCCAGAACATTTTGGTGGGATTGACCCTTGCAAACGTCGGTATGTGGCAGCTTTGACAGGCAACCTTGTCCGTATGGTCGTTGGCTTTGGAGCCGGCCTGGTGCGGTGTGCTGCTGTGGCAGGACTCGCAAGTGATCTTGGACGTGAGGTCGTCCTCGATCAGGCTTTTGCGGTCCGTATAGGCCGGCACCGTATAAATACGCCCGGAGATGTTGTGCTGCCGGGTCGTGTGACAGCGCACGCAGCTGAAATTCTGCCCGTCCAGCCCCATGTGCACATCCAGCGCCTTGTTGGGCTTGCTCATGGACGAATCGAGATCGC
Encoded proteins:
- a CDS encoding tetrathionate reductase family octaheme c-type cytochrome yields the protein MQRLNHNVAGVFTAVLSMWAVLCLVSPVFGEDQAPGRTMAQQATRDTTPWITTDHSKHEVLKQTFSSGPQVTKACVSCHSEAETQFHKTIHWTWKGGKDEDGVQMGKAAYSLNNFCISTNMGQDKGCQSCHPGWGKKAEATNCLVCHGSKKINWKESFEDYNAFMADAENDPDLKEMADELQAEIQLAVQSVVRPGRQNCGSCHFNGGGGDGVKHGDLDSSMSKPNKALDVHMGLDGQNFSCVRCHTTRQHNISGRIYTVPAYTDRKSLIEDDLTSKITCESCHSSTPHQAGSKANDHTDKVACQSCHIPTFARVNPTKMFWDWSTSGKTRDGKPYKTEGPYGKHDYMSIKGSMTWEKNQKPEYFWFNGSIRSLSAVDTIDPSGTVALSYPLGDMHDRNARIFPFKVHRGVQPYDKVNKTLLAPLLSGPNGYWKHLDWQKALALGSKALDLPFSGEFDFVHTTYVFPTTHMVAPKENVVNCRECHIREGSRLAGMSGFYMPGRDHWGMLDALGWVMVVGALIAVTLHGLGRVFSSSNGGKKGGK
- a CDS encoding DUF554 domain-containing protein: MLGTIVNTVSIILGSLVGLFFKGRIPEKYSRTITHGLGLAVILIGIKTALNTDAILIVIVSMVLGSVMGELLRIEERLDRFGNALGRRVSKNGAGISKGFVSASLLFCVGAMAIIGSMESGMTGNHQTLFAKSILDGISSVLFASTLGIGVVFSSVSVFIYQGFLTLTASSIKPYLLPEVVAQMSAVGGLLIAAIGIGLLEIKKIKIGNMLPAIFIPLAYQALKHVF
- a CDS encoding cytochrome b/b6 domain-containing protein, with the protein product MEGKLVNTYLYTRYERFWHWLQMAFIIILLITGFEVHGLIRFMGFETAVEVHNTVGLSWLIAFAFFVFWVFTTGEWKQYIPTTRKMFSVIRYYGYGIFRGESHPFPKRKEAKHNPLQRLVYLSLAAFLLPFQMITGFLYWGYNHWPAWGVEFLSLKWIGILHMFGAFNILTFIVVHVYMTTTGHSLSAHIKAMITGWEGVEEGVMIEEWEKAHK
- a CDS encoding enoyl-CoA hydratase/isomerase family protein produces the protein MSYEQIKYDIQNRIALITLNRPDQMNAWTVTMTDELIHALGEAEKDDDVRVVVVTGAGKAFCAGADLSSGGFSVDKKNGEKRNVRRDTAGRATLAMFDMKKPVIGAINGPAVGVGMTMTLAMDVRLAAENVSKMGFVFNRRGVVPEGCSTYFLPRIVGISTASELILTGRIFSSKDALDMGLVSRIVPPDELMRTAFSVAAEIADNTSAISTALARQMLWKGLGEDHPMAMHILESRSLDYMFPREDCKEGVMSFLEKRPARFPMKPSKDMPDYYPWWRERKFEVS